DNA sequence from the Lysinibacillus sp. OF-1 genome:
TAGGGGGACTCTTTACAGCGAAGAAAAAAACAGAGGAAGAGCGTAACCGTCGTAAAGAGGATGCATATAGTGCCTATCAGAACGTCGTTCATGCACAAATTACTGGGCATTTAAAAGGACTTATGAAAAAAGCATTAAAAGATGTAGGTGCATTAAATGAAGAGCGTGCTTCCGCCATTGATGCCTATGTATTTGACTTACCTTTTTCATTGATTGAGCAGCAAGTTCAAACTGGTGCCCTGTTAACAGGTGATGCTGTGTTAAACTTCGCCAACCGTGTCGCGGAGGCAACGAAGCGCTACTTTATTCAGGAAACAGATAGCTGGAAAAATGCGCAAGCAACAACGCTTGAAGCTGTGGCAACAGAAACGGCTGCACCATCAAAATTAAAAATGGCGGGTATGCAAGACAAAGTGGATGCAATTAAGGCAGTGCTTGAAATCGAAGGCTATCAGCAATATAGTGCAAGCATTATGCATCAAGCGAGCAATGAAATCCGTAAAGTTGCGAATCAGCAGCTAGCCAATTGGGCACAGTCATTTAAGCAAGATTTAGCCGATATACGTTTGTTTGATGAGTCCATGCTGAAGCCAAAAGAGCAGGTCATCGAACAAGAGGAAACGCAGCAAGCCATCAGTGCAACGACTCTTCCAATCGATGGTGTGATTAATCGCGCACTGCATACAGCCAATGCAGTCAAAGAGGTTCAAGGCTTTGCAGAAGTTGCCCATTACCTTGAAAATAAAGTGGAACGTTTACAGAAAAAAGATTTTACGATTGCTTTGTTTGGCGCATTTAGTGCAGGGAAATCATCCTTCTCCAATGCCTTAATGGGTGCAAAGGTGTTACCTGTATCACCGAACCCAACAACAGCAGCCATCAATAAAATTCGTCCAGTAACACCAGAGCATCCACATGAAACGGCCGATGTACAGCTTAAAACAGCCGAGCAAATGCTAGAGGATATTCAAGGCTCGTATGCGGCAATTGGCTTGTCTGTAGCTTCGTTGGAGGAAGCCTATAATCGTGCTGATGAAGGGCTTGCCGTTCAGTTAACGGATGAACGTTTAAATGTTCATAAGTCATTTATTCGTGCCTATAAGGAAGGCTATCCAACATTTAAATCTGAGCTTGGTACGATCATTCGTGTAGGCCGTGAAGAATTTGAAAAATTTGTGGCGCAAGAAAACAAATCATGCTTTGTTGATAATATTGATTTCTATTACGATAGCCCATTGACACGCATGGGTGTGACACTTGTTGACACACCAGGAGCGGACTCGATTAATGCTCGTCATACAGGTGTAGCCTTTGAATATATTCGTAATGCTGATGCCATCCTATTTATTACGTACTATAACCATGCCTTTGCTAAAGCTGACCGTGAGTTTTTAATTCAGCTTGGTCGTGTCAAGGATGCATTTGAACTTGATAAAATGTTCTTTATTGTAAATGCCATTGATTTAGCAACAACAGAAGAAGAACAGGAAGACGTAAAAGGCTATGTTCGTTCAGAGTTACAACGTTTTGGCATTCGTTTCCCACGACTGTATGGGGTATCCAGTCTTTTAGCATTAAAAGAAAAAGTAGAAGGTGCTGATTTAACATCTGGCATGCCACCATTCGAAAGCGACTTCCATACATTTTTAAATGATGAATTAAGTGCCTTAGCAGTACAGGCTCTTGCAGAAGAAGTCGATAAAACAGAGCAACGTTTAGCCGATTTAATCGCACAAACGGAGGAAAACTTAAAACGTAAAGATGAGCGTTTAGAGGAATTAACAACACTTGAACAACATATCCAATCGAAGTTCAGCGTGCTCAATACAAGCATGCTAGAGAGTGAAACAAAGCAAGAGCTTGATGAGCTCCTGTATTATGTTCTCCAACGTGTCTATTATCGTTATCCTGAGTTCTTTAAGGAAGGTTATAATCCTTCGACATTTGCTGCGATGCCAGCACAGCAAGCATTGGAGCATGCACTGAAGGAAGTGATGCAAAGCTTGCGTTTTGATTTTACACAAGAAATGCGTGTCACAAACTTCCGTTTATCACAGTTCATAAGCAAGAAAATGCAGCAACGCTTCAAAGATGAGGTGCGTGAGCTGAAAGAGTTGAATAGAAGCTTCTCGTTCCTAAACTTTGAATCTTCAGAGCCAAATTTACTGGATTTTGAAGGGCCATTCACAGATATTTCAAAATATACTAGCGTAAAATCTCACTTCCGCAATCAAAAAGCTTTCTTTGAGAAGAATGAAAAAATAAAGTTGAGCGAGGCGCTGGAAGCTGTAACAAAACCAGATGCACAAGATTATTTAGATGCACAGAAAGTTTTTCTTATGACATGGGCCATTACGTTTATTGCAGAGGAAGCCGAAAAATTACGTTTATATATTTATCATCAAGCGCTTGAACAAATTGAGACAGAAAGACTTGCCTTACAAGAAGAGAGCCGTTTAGCTTCTTGGAAAGCAATTTACGCACAATTACAATACGCATGAGGTGATTTATATGGGAAGAGTATTCAAATCAGTGGATGAAATACAGTTTGATGGCGTCCGTTTTATCGATGCTCGCTTCGATCTTCAGGACAAAGAAGCTGGAAAAAAAGCATTTGAAGAAGGACATGCAACTGGTGCTATTTATATTGATTTAGAACAACAGTTATCCGATATGGACAGTAAGGACGGCCGTCACCCGATGCCGAGCAAAGAAAAGTTGACTTCCGTATTTCAAGAATTAGGTTTACGCTATGAAGATCAAATTGTTGTCTACGACCAGGGAGCAGCCCCGTTCGCTCCGCGCGCCTGGTGGATGCTGACATACGCTGGTTTCCCAAATGTAGTGATTGTCAATGGCGGTGCCCCTGCGCTAGAGGCAAAAATTCCGTTCACCAAGGATATTATAAAATATCCCCCAACGATCATAGAATTTGATTGGAAGGATGAACTATATGCGCCACGCCAAGCGGTAAAGGCAATAGTAGACGGCGAAGTACAAGCAACCTTGCTCGATGCACGTGCAGCTGAACGTTATCGTGGCGAAATGGAACCACTGGATAAGGTAGCAGGCCATATTCCAACCGCAAAAAACTTTGACTGGGAGCAATTAAAGACAGACGGCCAATTAAAAGCGAACGACGCATTACGCCAAAAAGTTACGCCTGATGAGCAGATTGTCGTCTACTGTGGTAGCGGCGTGACAGCCTCACCGTTATATGCAGTGCTAGCAGATGAAGGCTATGAAAACATCCAATTATATGTAGGCAGCTTCAGTGATTGGATTACCGCGTATGATGTGGAAAAAGGCACAAATGAATAAATAAATTGAAACGCTCACTTCGGTGGGCGTTTTTTTAGCGCTTAGAGAAGTGGATAGAAAGCATAAATTGATGGATAGAACAGAAAAAGTAGTGGATAGAACGTGCAAAGTGATGGATAGAACAAAAAAAGTAGTGGATAGACTGCTCGAAGTATCAGATAGCACGATTAAAATAGAAAAACGTACCTAGAGAATTAAAAATAAACACTGTTTACTTTTTAAATTTAAGATGCTAAAATATTCTTAAAATTTAGAAAAGGAGTGTGTATTGATGCATGTTGGAGAAAAAACATATAGTTTTCGAGAATTTATTGACAAAAGAGATGCTATGAATGATTTAGATAATCCTTTTTTATTACAAGTTTTGCAACAGTTTTGTCATGAAACATGGGATGAGATGCTGCCGAGACTGGAGCCTTTTGTGAAAAAACTATCATCGGACTGGCGTGCAATAGCTGCTGAAAGTGCACGTCCGGAAAATCAGCCTAAAATAAGACATTACAATGCATATAATGAGCGCATTGATCGCATTATTCGTTCAAACCAGATGCAACAAATGGAGAAAGACATATTTGGACAGGGTCTATTTTCTAAGGAACAGTTGAAAAATGAAGGGATCATTAAGCGCTTTTTTTTACATGGTAATGGAGAAGCTGGTATTACTTGTCCACTAGC
Encoded proteins:
- a CDS encoding dynamin family protein, encoding MKDFEQQLEELLKQASLQYIIYQHNGDTERMDKTSLFARKIQQKEYVIGFAGHFSAGKSSMINALSGENLLASSPIPTSANIVKVHKSEEDFAIVYMHNEKPVKFEAGYDFKTVKELSKNGDLVSQIEIGHSASTLPLGVTVMDTPGVDSTDDAHRMSTESALHIADIVFYTMDYNHVQSELNFQFTKQLMKYNPNVYLIVNMIDKHKDNELSFEDFKATVHQSFAAWGVVPKGVFFTSLREPEHPHNDFEVVKNIVMDSMNDWQEQLVQTATNTLRLLQSEHDHYLMEERQDRLTIDEEILSADDWAHHQDILEQYNKLNRQVELFSVEAWNETFEEQRKELLANAAIMPADVRDRLRLYLESVQEGFKVGGLFTAKKKTEEERNRRKEDAYSAYQNVVHAQITGHLKGLMKKALKDVGALNEERASAIDAYVFDLPFSLIEQQVQTGALLTGDAVLNFANRVAEATKRYFIQETDSWKNAQATTLEAVATETAAPSKLKMAGMQDKVDAIKAVLEIEGYQQYSASIMHQASNEIRKVANQQLANWAQSFKQDLADIRLFDESMLKPKEQVIEQEETQQAISATTLPIDGVINRALHTANAVKEVQGFAEVAHYLENKVERLQKKDFTIALFGAFSAGKSSFSNALMGAKVLPVSPNPTTAAINKIRPVTPEHPHETADVQLKTAEQMLEDIQGSYAAIGLSVASLEEAYNRADEGLAVQLTDERLNVHKSFIRAYKEGYPTFKSELGTIIRVGREEFEKFVAQENKSCFVDNIDFYYDSPLTRMGVTLVDTPGADSINARHTGVAFEYIRNADAILFITYYNHAFAKADREFLIQLGRVKDAFELDKMFFIVNAIDLATTEEEQEDVKGYVRSELQRFGIRFPRLYGVSSLLALKEKVEGADLTSGMPPFESDFHTFLNDELSALAVQALAEEVDKTEQRLADLIAQTEENLKRKDERLEELTTLEQHIQSKFSVLNTSMLESETKQELDELLYYVLQRVYYRYPEFFKEGYNPSTFAAMPAQQALEHALKEVMQSLRFDFTQEMRVTNFRLSQFISKKMQQRFKDEVRELKELNRSFSFLNFESSEPNLLDFEGPFTDISKYTSVKSHFRNQKAFFEKNEKIKLSEALEAVTKPDAQDYLDAQKVFLMTWAITFIAEEAEKLRLYIYHQALEQIETERLALQEESRLASWKAIYAQLQYA
- a CDS encoding sulfurtransferase codes for the protein MGRVFKSVDEIQFDGVRFIDARFDLQDKEAGKKAFEEGHATGAIYIDLEQQLSDMDSKDGRHPMPSKEKLTSVFQELGLRYEDQIVVYDQGAAPFAPRAWWMLTYAGFPNVVIVNGGAPALEAKIPFTKDIIKYPPTIIEFDWKDELYAPRQAVKAIVDGEVQATLLDARAAERYRGEMEPLDKVAGHIPTAKNFDWEQLKTDGQLKANDALRQKVTPDEQIVVYCGSGVTASPLYAVLADEGYENIQLYVGSFSDWITAYDVEKGTNE